In the Vanessa cardui chromosome 10, ilVanCard2.1, whole genome shotgun sequence genome, one interval contains:
- the LOC124533098 gene encoding DNA repair and recombination protein RAD54-like, translating to MRRSLAPSQIGSGENVFKSPLLGSKRKKRECTKIPLAQKSASQTLSATDHENLIKQILNKPFKVPISNYVSSYCSKSLGLKRTQLRRALHDPDEPNALVLYRPPYIPEHEKMKMNANDIKVAVVVDPVLGNILRPHQREGVQFMYDCVTGKQIENAYGCIMADEMGLGKTLQCITLLWTLLRQGPDCKPTISKAIIVCPSSLVKNWYNEIQKWLGQRINALPMDGGSKAEITLKLQQFMNTFAAIRVATPVLIISYETFRIYSNILHASEVGLVLCDEGHRLKNSENQTYQALMGLKSKRRILISGTPIQNDLTEYFSLVHFVNEGILGTAQEFKKRYENPILKGQDALASVPERERAQECLQTLTSIVNKCMIRRTSSLLTKYLPVKFEQVICVKMTPLQTQIYKNFINSDAIRNKFSGTGEKNTLSALSSITTLKKLCNHPDLVYDKIIERSEGFEKARDLLPSNYDIKDVRPEYSGKLMILDCILANLKTNTDDKIVLVSNYTQTLDLFEKLCRKRCYQYVRLDGSMTIKKRAKVVESFNNKDSKEWIFMLSSKAGGCGLNLIGANRLIMFDPDWNPANDDQAMARVWRDGQKKPCYIYRLLATGTIEEKIFQRQAHKKALSDTVVDQNEESLRHFTSDDLKDLFRLEENTLSDTHGKFRCKRCINNIQITLPPENSDCTSDLSNWYHCADKKNLADIVLKQCWDLAKSISFVFHHRSAQTEAQMIANKEEDKENIQERKRRKIEIDEDYSEPDDSGDEDYV from the coding sequence ATGAGGCGCAGTTTGGCGCCGAGTCAAATTGGCTCCGGTGAGAATGTATTTAAAAGTCCATTACTAGGTTCAAAAAGGAAGAAGCGGGAATGTACAAAAATACCGCTAGCACAAAAATCTGCTTCTCAAACATTATCGGCAACTGATCACGAGAATCTAATCAAGCAAATATTGAACAAACCATTCAAAGTTCCTATATCGAATTATGTATCGTCCTATTGCAGTAAAAGTCTAGGTTTAAAGCGAACTCAATTGAGAAGAGCACTACACGACCCTGATGAACCGAACGCACTCGTTTTATACCGGCCCCCGTACATACCCGAACATGAGAAAATGAAGATGAATGCTAACGATATAAAGGTGGCTGTAGTTGTTGATCCGGTTCTAGGAAACATCTTACGTCCTCACCAAAGAGAAGGAGTTCAGTTCATGTACGACTGCGTTACTGGAAAACAGATTGAAAACGCTTATGGATGTATTATGGCTGATGAAATGGGTTTAGGAAAGACTCTTCAATGTATAACCCTCTTGTGGACTCTCCTTAGGCAGGGGCCGGACTGCAAACCTACAATAAGCAAAGCTATAATTGTATGCCCAAGTAGTTTAGTTAAAAACTGgtataatgaaatacaaaagTGGCTCGGCCAAAGAATTAATGCACTACCAATGGATGGTGGTTCTAAAGctgaaataactttaaaattgcaACAGTTTATGAACACATTCGCGGCAATAAGAGTTGCAACCCCTGTGTTAATTATATCTTATGAAACATTCagaatatattctaatattttgcATGCATCTGAAGTTGGCCTTGTATTGTGTGATGAAGGCCATCGGTTGAAAAACAGCGAGAACCAAACATATCAAGCTTTAATGGGCTTAAAATCAAAAAGGAGGATATTAATATCTGGTACCCCCATACAGAATGATCTGACGGAGTATTTCAGCTTAGTTCACTTCGTAAATGAAGGGATACTTGGTACAGCACAAGAGTTTAAGAAGAGATATGAAAATCCAATTTTAAAAGGTCAAGATGCATTAGCATCAGTCCCTGAGAGGGAAAGGGCACAAGAATGTCTCCAAACTCTAACATCAATTGTAAACAAATGTATGATTCGCAGAACTAGTAGTTTACTTACAAAATACTTGCCGGTCAAGTTTGAACAAGTTATTTGTGTTAAGATGACACCTCTACAAACTCAAATATATAAGAACTTCATTAACTCTGATGCtatcagaaataaattttctGGTACTGGAGAAAAGAATACACTAAGTGCTCTGTCCAGTATTACCACACTTAAAAAACTTTGTAATCATCCAGACTTAGTCTATGATAAGATCATTGAAAGATCTGAAGGATTTGAAAAAGCAAGAGACCTACTGCCAAGTAATTACGATATCAAAGATGTCCGACCAGAGTATTCTGGAAAGCTTATGATTCTAGACTGTATATTAgccaatttaaaaacaaacacagaTGACAAGATTGTTCTTGTATCAAATTATACACAAACTCTTGATCTCTTTGAGAAATTATGCCGTAAAAGGTGCTATCAGTATGTGAGATTAGATGGGTCTATGACAATCAAAAAGCGAGCAAAAGTTGTTGAaagctttaataataaagattccAAAGAATGGATTTTTATGTTAAGTTCAAAAGCTGGAGGATGTGGATTGAATCTCATTGGTGCAAATCGTTTAATCATGTTCGACCCAGACTGGAATCCAGCAAACGACGACCAGGCAATGGCGAGAGTATGGCGAGATGGCCAAAAGAAACcttgttatatatatagattattggCCACTGGTACGATAGAAGAAAAAATCTTCCAACGGCAAGCCCACAAAAAAGCCCTAAGTGACACAGTAGTTGATCAAAATGAGGAATCATTGAGGCATTTCACTTCAGACGATTTGAAGGACTTATTCCGCTTGGAAGAAAATACACTATCAGATACTCATGGCAAATTTAGGTGCAAACGATGCATTAATAACATTCAAATTACTTTGCCTCCTGAGAACTCGGACTGCACCTCAGATTTATCCAACTGGTATCACTGTGCTGATAAGAAGAATTTAGCAGATATAGTCCTTAAACAATGCTGGGATCTTGCCAAGAGTATATCATTCGTTTTCCATCACCGCTCGGCTCAAACTGAAGCACAGATGATTGCAAATAAAGAAGAAGATAAAGAGAATATACAGGAACGTAAAAGAAGGAAAATAGAAATAGATGAGGACTATTCTGAACCAGATGATAGTGGGGATGAAGATTATGTCTAA